One window from the genome of bacterium BMS3Abin08 encodes:
- the pleD_8 gene encoding response regulator PleD: protein MKQPTLNGLSSSDFCNLIGEPFLVIDSGGKVIASNSSLESLIPGHEEVLGKYIRDLPGLSSLWNSILSSMENKEYIKDRVRIRDSEYEAAIRPVQTANGPVVAGVLLYEITQYLTIEKELLKRNRELMIINTLSGTFISTYEIEKIFSELLEKVVMITDFSVGWISLIEDGKFILKSYKGISLDLLKKLNEGCFDEIIKPLLESEDPLYIFEKNEIHKVIPLKQERLAFLGIIPLYISNKLSGVIFLGSRSERAFDFDLASMMSLVGNQVSLIIEKVQLFEETKRLSITDPLTGLYNVRFFYLSLSNELERARRYKDTFSLIIFDIDDFKTVNDTYGHQVGDEILRDIAEILLQSSRKTDIVARYGGEEFVIILPKTGMDAAFLLADRIREHINEHMFVVGDIKLRITVSGGISTYPKDGITAKELLYASDMALYKAKAEGKKKVVCYNAEKMLNTRS from the coding sequence TTGAAACAACCGACACTCAATGGTCTAAGCAGTAGTGATTTCTGTAATCTCATTGGTGAACCATTCCTCGTAATAGATTCCGGCGGGAAGGTCATTGCCTCAAACAGTTCACTTGAGAGCCTGATTCCAGGGCATGAAGAAGTCCTGGGGAAATATATCAGGGATCTACCCGGACTGTCTTCCCTCTGGAATTCCATACTGTCCTCAATGGAAAACAAGGAATACATAAAGGACAGGGTACGGATCAGAGACAGCGAATACGAGGCAGCGATCAGGCCGGTTCAGACAGCAAATGGACCGGTTGTTGCCGGTGTTCTCTTGTATGAAATAACACAGTATCTCACGATTGAGAAAGAACTCCTCAAGCGTAACCGTGAACTGATGATAATCAACACACTCTCCGGAACATTCATCTCCACCTATGAGATCGAAAAGATTTTTAGCGAACTCCTTGAAAAAGTGGTGATGATAACAGACTTCAGTGTCGGCTGGATAAGCCTGATAGAGGACGGAAAGTTCATACTTAAGAGCTATAAGGGGATATCGCTTGATTTACTGAAAAAACTCAATGAAGGCTGCTTTGACGAAATCATCAAGCCGTTACTTGAATCAGAAGACCCCCTCTATATCTTTGAAAAAAATGAGATTCACAAGGTGATCCCCCTGAAACAGGAGAGACTGGCCTTCCTCGGGATAATCCCGCTATATATATCCAACAAACTCTCCGGAGTGATTTTCCTCGGCAGCAGGTCTGAAAGGGCGTTTGATTTCGACCTTGCTTCAATGATGTCACTGGTGGGAAACCAGGTTTCCCTGATAATTGAAAAGGTCCAGCTCTTTGAGGAGACAAAGAGGCTCTCCATCACGGACCCCCTGACCGGACTCTATAATGTGAGGTTTTTTTACCTTTCCCTCAGCAACGAACTGGAAAGGGCAAGAAGATACAAAGACACCTTCTCTCTTATTATCTTCGACATTGACGATTTCAAGACTGTTAATGATACATATGGTCATCAGGTGGGAGATGAAATACTTCGTGATATTGCTGAAATACTGCTTCAATCATCGAGAAAGACCGATATCGTTGCAAGGTATGGCGGAGAGGAATTCGTTATCATACTGCCCAAAACCGGTATGGATGCCGCCTTTCTCCTTGCCGACAGGATAAGAGAGCATATTAATGAGCATATGTTCGTAGTTGGAGATATCAAATTAAGAATAACAGTAAGTGGAGGCATATCCACATATCCAAAGGACGGAATTACTGCAAAGGAACTTCTCTACGCCTCCGACATGGCACTTTATAAAGCAAAAGCTGAGGGCAAGAAAAAGGTGGTATGTTACAATGCCGAGAAGATGCTAAACACCAGAAGCTAA